In Deltaproteobacteria bacterium, one genomic interval encodes:
- the mgtE gene encoding magnesium transporter: protein MAQTNFTAAELYEAWPVLSRSERVEGFEFLQRHDAESFFQQLSARDRAKLVLDVPSSEQRLWMRFLAPDDAVDVIQEAPAQDRANLLTLLDDATQREVKGLLDYAEDDAGGLMNTRYSRLRPDMTVGEAISYLRRDAQKRARTTYYAYVVDNQERLLGVITFRDLIVAPADKLIGEVMRTEVISAREDMDQEALSKLFMRHHLLMIPVVDNAGRIKGIVSVDDIIDVVQEEATEDIHKIGGAESLEEPYLQVSLGKMIHKRAGWLAALFLGEMLTATAMGYFEAEIARAVILALFVPLIISSGGNSGSQATTLVIRAMALSEVRLRDWWRVIRREFAAGLSLGLILAAIGLVRILLWQLLFNAYGEHYFLVALTVSLSLVGVVLWGSLIGSILPFILRSLGFDPASASAPFVATLVDVTGLVIYFTVAAAILRGTLL, encoded by the coding sequence ATGGCACAGACTAATTTCACCGCCGCCGAACTCTACGAAGCCTGGCCCGTGCTCTCCCGCTCTGAGCGGGTCGAGGGTTTCGAGTTCTTGCAACGCCACGATGCTGAGTCCTTTTTCCAGCAATTGAGCGCCCGAGATCGCGCCAAATTAGTGTTGGACGTCCCTTCCAGTGAACAACGTCTGTGGATGCGATTCCTTGCCCCGGACGATGCGGTCGACGTTATTCAAGAAGCACCGGCGCAAGATCGCGCTAATCTGCTAACTCTGCTCGATGACGCGACACAGCGAGAAGTCAAAGGACTCCTGGACTACGCCGAGGACGATGCCGGCGGCTTGATGAACACCCGCTACTCTCGGCTCCGTCCCGACATGACCGTCGGTGAAGCGATCAGCTACCTGCGCCGTGACGCACAGAAGCGCGCGCGCACAACCTACTACGCCTATGTCGTCGATAACCAAGAACGCCTGCTCGGCGTCATTACATTTCGCGACTTGATCGTCGCGCCGGCCGACAAACTCATCGGCGAAGTCATGCGCACTGAGGTTATCTCAGCCCGCGAAGACATGGACCAGGAAGCGTTGAGCAAGTTGTTCATGCGCCACCACTTGCTGATGATTCCCGTCGTCGACAACGCTGGCCGCATCAAAGGCATTGTCAGCGTCGACGACATCATCGACGTCGTTCAAGAAGAAGCCACGGAAGACATTCATAAGATTGGCGGCGCCGAGTCACTGGAAGAACCCTACTTGCAGGTTTCGTTGGGCAAAATGATCCACAAACGGGCCGGCTGGCTGGCGGCGCTCTTCCTGGGTGAGATGCTCACGGCCACTGCGATGGGATACTTTGAGGCGGAAATCGCGCGCGCGGTGATTCTCGCCCTCTTTGTGCCATTGATCATCAGCAGCGGCGGCAACTCGGGATCGCAAGCAACGACGTTGGTCATCCGCGCCATGGCTTTGAGCGAAGTACGGCTGCGCGATTGGTGGCGTGTGATCCGGCGGGAGTTTGCCGCGGGTCTCTCCCTCGGGCTGATTCTGGCAGCTATCGGATTAGTGCGAATCCTACTGTGGCAGCTGCTGTTCAACGCATACGGCGAGCACTATTTTTTGGTCGCACTCACGGTCAGCTTGAGCCTGGTCGGGGTCGTGCTGTGGGGCTCCTTAATCGGCTCGATTTTGCCGTTTATCTTGCGCTCGTTGGGCTTCGACCCGGCAAGCGCGTCGGCGCCATTTGTCGCCACGCTGGTGGACGTCACCGGTCTGGTGATTTACTTTACCGTGGCTGCGGCGATCCTGCGGGGCACGCTGTTGTAG